The DNA sequence TGACCTCCTCAATTTCTGCCGTTGGTTCAAAGCGAGTCCTTTCGGTTGGTATATGAAAGATATCCGCAGAGACGAGATGACCCGGTTCGTTAGCAGCAAGATCAGTAAAATGGCCTATTGGTTCCAGTTCGTCCGAAGAAACGATAAAGCTGAGCTCTTCTTTTAGCTCGCGGATAAGCGCGGCATCCGGGCGCTCTCCGATTTCTGGTTTTCCTCCAGGCTGCATAAAGTATTCCGTGCCGCGCTTTCTGACTAAAAGGCAACGTCCCTCGCCGTCGGTGATAATCGCCGCTGCAATATTAATTTTTTCCATTGTATTCAATGTATTCCCCATGTTCGAACAATGTTCCACCAGCGTGTTGACTCAGCCTGTTATGATAACTCACTAAGCATGCTAATCAATCCCGTACCCTGGCGTAGTATTGTGCTGACGGCCTCCGATTTTGCGGCCATCACTGACAACAAGAAACTCAGGCGGGGTTGCCTTTGCTGGCGGCGCGGACGGGGCTCATTTATGATAGCCTGCGAAAAATAACGTCTATGCGGGAAGTGTAGCCTCTATGTCAATTCAGAAAATCGCTCGCCTGGCGGGCGTCTCGGTGGCGACGGTGTCGCGGGTATTGAATAACAGCGACACGGTGAAAGCGAAGAATCGCGAACGTGTGCTACAGGCTATCAAAGAGAGTAACTACCAGCCGAATCTGCTGGCCCGCCAGCTGCGTACGGCCCGCAGCAATATGATTCTGGTGATGGTCTCTAATATCGCCAACCCCTTTTGCGCCGAGGTCGTCAAAGGTATTGAAGAAGAGGCGGAAAAGAACGGCTATCGCATCCTGCTGTGTAATTCCGGTTCAGATCTCGACCGTTCCACGTCCGGTCTGCAGCTGCTCTCCGGAAAAATGGTCGACGGCATTATCACCATGAACGCGCTCTCCAGTCTGCCGGAGCTCACCACCATGATTGGCGACGCGCCTTGGGTTCAGTGCGCTGAATATGCCGATAACGGCACTATCTCCTGCGTGGGCATCAACGATGTTGATGCATCGCAGGGCGCGGTTTCCCGGCTGGCCGACGCCGGGCGCCGACGCATTGCTTTAATCAACCACGATCTCAGCTATCGTTATTCCCGTCTGCGCGAACGCGGCTATAAAAGCGTGCTGCACGTTCGCCAGCTGGATTATCAACGGGTGACCTACGCCAGCGACCTGAGCGCCGCTGCCGGTACCAAAGCGATGGAGGAGCTACTGGCGCAGGAAGAGCGGCCGGACGCGGTGTTTGCCGTCTCTGATTCGCTGGCGGCCGGGGCCCTGCGGGCAATCGCGCGGGCCGGATTGCGAGTCCCGGAAGATATTGCGGTGATTGGCTTTGATGGTACAGAGCTTGCGGAAGTCGTATCGCCGCAGCTGACTACCGTGGAGCAGCCTTCACGCGCGATTGGCCGTACGGCGGTGACATTATTGATGAAGAGAATCGATAATCCAGACGCTGCGGTCGAGCGGGTGATGATGGACTGGCGCGTGATCTCCCGCGCCAGTGCCTGAGCATGTTACGGTGAAACTGTGCCCGCCAGCGAACGGATATCGTTGCCGGTGGGGGACTGATGAATGCGCAGGCCGAACTCGTCAACCACGGCAAATACGTGATCGAAAATATCCGCCTGAATGCTCTCATACTCTGCCCACACCACGGTGTTGGTGAAGCAGTAAATCTCAATCGGCAGGCCGTTGGCATCCGGAGCCAGCTGGCGAACCATCAGCGTCATATCCTTACGAATGCGCGAATGGTTGCGTAAGTACTCCTGTAAATAGGCGCGGAAGGTGCCGATATTAGTCATTTTGCGCTGGTTCAGCACCGACTGGTCGCTGGCGTTCTGCTGATTCCACAGGCTAATTTCCTGATGGCGTGAATCCATATACGGTTTCAGCAGCCGAGCCTGAATCAGGCGCTGCTGCTCATGTTCATCAAGAAAATGAATGCTGGTGGTATCAATATTCAGACTCCGTTTAATACGTCTCCCGCCGGATGCCGACATGCCGCTCCAGTTTTTAAACGAGTCGGAAACCAGCGACCAGGTGGGGATCGTGGTGATGGTATTATCCCAGTTGCGCACCTTCACCGTGGTCAGACCGATATCGATCACCGCACCGTCGGCGCCGTATTTCGGCATCTCCAGCCAGTCACCGAGTTTGAGCATATTGTTGGCTGAGAGCTGAATACCGGCCACCAGACCAAGAATCGGGTCTTTGAATACCAGCATCAGGACCGCGGCCATGGCCCCGAGGCCGCTGATGAGAATCGCCGGCGACTGGCCAATCAGCAATGAGATAACCAGAATGCCGACGATAATCGCGCAGACCAGCTTAATTCCCTGAAATATTCCTTTGAGCGGAAGCTGAGAGGCGGTGGCGAATTTCTGCGATAAATTGAACACCACATCCAGCAGCGAAAAGAAGGACAGCATCGCATATATCATCACCCACAGCTGCGCGCAGGTGGTGAGTATTTCCGCAGCCTCACTGCCTTTTTGCAGCCATAAAACCGCCTGCACGTTGACGATAATCCCCTGCAGGGTAAAGGCCAGACGGTGAAACAGTTTGTTCTGCGTAATAATTTGCAGCCACAAATGGCTACTGGCCTGCGCTCGCTTTTCGAAGGTTCGCAGCACGACTTTGTGCAGAATAAGGTGCACAACAATCGCCGTCAGAAGAATAATTCCAAAGATAATAATGAGGGAGGTGGTGGGGGTAATGGTGATGCCTAATGCGGCGATTTGCGATATTAATTCCTGCATAACGTCTCCTGTACATCCAGCGGTTATGATGACCGCAGGATGTCTATTATGCAAATCTCAGGTTACGCCGATGTGAATTATGGCGCTATCACCGCCGGGCGAACGTTAAGGTGATGACGTAGCCACAGCGCGATGGCGCCTAATGTCAGCATCATGGCGACTTCAACCGCAAGAAAATCGATCAGCGCCCGCGGATAGTCGCCGCCGCTGCGATGAGCAAGGGTTAAGAATAGCGACCCGAGAATAGCCGGACCCAGCCCCAGGGTCGCCTGCTGCAGAGTGCTGAGAATGGCGCTTCCCGCCCCGGCGTCGCTGGTGCTGATATCGCGCATCCCGATGCGGTAAAAGCTATTGACGATAAGCGCCTGCCCATAGCCGATCAGCGCCGTAGACGGTACCAGCGTCAGAGTGCTGGTCTCGAGCCCGAGGCGGTAGAAGGTCGCGCTCAGCAGCAGCAGGCCGGCAATCTGCACCGACAGGCCAATCAACAAAATGCGGCCCATGGCGTAGCGGGCAATCAGCTTCGGCGCGTATAGCGCAGAGATAAAATAGGCCACGCCGAGAGCGATAAAGCTATTTCCGGACTGCCACGGCGCCATCCCCAGGCCGGCCTGCATGGTCAGCGCCATGCAGAACATAAACCCGGACCAGGCGCTGAAAAAGAGCAGAGCGATGGCCATGCCGAAACGAATGCTGGTGAGCTTCAGCAGGCGAGGCGGCAATAGCGGCTGTTCGCCGCGCTGCTGCTTACCCAGCGCGCTGGCCCGCATCCAGACCAGCAGCG is a window from the Klebsiella oxytoca genome containing:
- a CDS encoding NUDIX hydrolase, whose translation is MEKINIAAAIITDGEGRCLLVRKRGTEYFMQPGGKPEIGERPDAALIRELKEELSFIVSSDELEPIGHFTDLAANEPGHLVSADIFHIPTERTRFEPTAEIEEVIWFKPNQGQPVKLAPLTENHVLPLLQEL
- a CDS encoding LacI family DNA-binding transcriptional regulator gives rise to the protein MSIQKIARLAGVSVATVSRVLNNSDTVKAKNRERVLQAIKESNYQPNLLARQLRTARSNMILVMVSNIANPFCAEVVKGIEEEAEKNGYRILLCNSGSDLDRSTSGLQLLSGKMVDGIITMNALSSLPELTTMIGDAPWVQCAEYADNGTISCVGINDVDASQGAVSRLADAGRRRIALINHDLSYRYSRLRERGYKSVLHVRQLDYQRVTYASDLSAAAGTKAMEELLAQEERPDAVFAVSDSLAAGALRAIARAGLRVPEDIAVIGFDGTELAEVVSPQLTTVEQPSRAIGRTAVTLLMKRIDNPDAAVERVMMDWRVISRASA
- a CDS encoding mechanosensitive ion channel family protein; protein product: MQELISQIAALGITITPTTSLIIIFGIILLTAIVVHLILHKVVLRTFEKRAQASSHLWLQIITQNKLFHRLAFTLQGIIVNVQAVLWLQKGSEAAEILTTCAQLWVMIYAMLSFFSLLDVVFNLSQKFATASQLPLKGIFQGIKLVCAIIVGILVISLLIGQSPAILISGLGAMAAVLMLVFKDPILGLVAGIQLSANNMLKLGDWLEMPKYGADGAVIDIGLTTVKVRNWDNTITTIPTWSLVSDSFKNWSGMSASGGRRIKRSLNIDTTSIHFLDEHEQQRLIQARLLKPYMDSRHQEISLWNQQNASDQSVLNQRKMTNIGTFRAYLQEYLRNHSRIRKDMTLMVRQLAPDANGLPIEIYCFTNTVVWAEYESIQADIFDHVFAVVDEFGLRIHQSPTGNDIRSLAGTVSP